In Pygocentrus nattereri isolate fPygNat1 chromosome 19, fPygNat1.pri, whole genome shotgun sequence, the sequence cgtgcagaatgtggcttggcattgtcttgctgaaataagcagggatgtccctgagaaagacgttgcttggatggcagcatatgttgctccaaaacctgtatgtacctttcagcattaatggtgccttcacagatgtgcaagttacccatgccatgggcactaacacacccccataccatcagagatgctggcttttgaactttgcgctgataacaatccggacagtccttttcctctttggcccggaggacacgatgtccatgatttccaaaaacaatttgaaatgtggacttccactttgcgtcagtccatctcagatgagcttgggcccagagaagccggcggtgtttctgggtgttgttgatatatggcttttgctttgcatggcagagttttaacttgcacttgtagatggagcaatgAACTGTACACCTACACTTTACTTTTGCATTTGTATTATGACAATGGAAAAAGAATAGTCTTCACAGTGGCCCTCCAGTATTCTTGGCACCCTTGGGAAAGATGAGCATAAAGGAAAGGAAATGTCTTTCTTGTGTACAAGCTTGATCTCACAGCAGTAAAGAAAAGTCTAACAATTCAGTTACATTGCAGGTAAAATACCATTTACAATACAATTATTTACTCCTGCATAACAGATGTGTCAATTATTTACATGCCAAAAAActctaataaaaaaaagtcctgaaagccatgtaaaatgcattttttgtattaatatatgtaatttaataataattcatgcatttgctttaaatatttataataatgaaacttttatttagcattttatgAGAGTTCCTTTTTCTGTAGGCTTTAAGAGCAAGATAGGGTAAAAACAGAACAGGAAGGGCCCTGACTTTACTATGCAGTTGCTTCACTTAGAAGCGGGAAGAGTTTTTGTCACTGGAGCCTCTAACTTTTACTCAGTCATGAGTTCTTTAATTCTCTTTGTGTTACTCCTCTGCATCTCAGGTAAGATCAATGCTGAATCATTCCTTTGCACAGAATTTGTGTTCTTGACACTTTCACTGCTATAATTATCATCactgttaaaaacaaacaaaaacactttagTAAAATAGCAACTCAGTAGAAGGCAAAAATGCTCTTAacttttaaatgtaagttaatgttaataataagtCATTTTCTGAGAATGTTTGgagcttttttgtttgtccattcaTAATTATGACAGAGAAATAAGATGGCTACTGTgtgtagcgctgtcgcctcacagggaggagggcctgggttcgattccccgtcCGGGTGATCAGGCTcatctctgtgtggagtttgtatgttctacccgtgtctgcgtgggtttcctctgggttctcctgtttcctcccacagtccaaagacatgcagtcaggccaattggacatgctaaattacccctgggtgtgagtgactgtctgtgtctgtctgtctgccctgcgatggactggcgacctgtccagggtgtatcctgccttccacccgaagactgctgggataggctccagcacccccccgcgaccctgacggagaagcggcttagaaaatggatggatggataattcaCACATTTCAGGGAGCAGAGTGGACGTGATAGCCTTTATCTGTGAACTTTAATACCCTAGTCACTCACTGACATCATTTTGTATCATTTCCAgtttagtaactgaataataagctctAGGTGTGGATGACCATTAAGTTTggggagtgaatgtgtgtgattgAAAGTGCATGTGTTCAGTCATTAACTATTTGTCCTTTTGATACTCAGAATCACGGTGCAGTTCCTGAATAGGTGTAATGCTGTTGtgtaatttgtaatattttctgcagattctgagaGCATggagacactgaataatttagcTATAAAACGTGGAGGATCTCTCAGTATTCCATGCTTTTATGATGAGAAATACAAATCAAAGCGTAAATACTGGTGTAAGGGGAAATACGGGTCCTCCTGCAACATAGTAGCCTTTACAAACACAAGTGGAAGAACATCAGTTACTGATCATCCAACCCAGAATATGTTTACTGTGGAACTGAACAGCCTCCAAGACTCTGACTCTGGATATTACTGGTGTGCTGTGGAAATTGATGGCCCTGATGACATGGATTATTTGCACCTGACGGTCAATGCAGGTAAGAATCTTTATGTGAGGCTGAATGTGTTCACTGTAACTTAAAGCATATGCCATCCATGATGTAGGACATGTTTATACCCCttattctctgtctctttattcAGATCCTGCTGTGTCCGTGATAAACAGCAGAGTGAGTGGTCAGGAAGGGGGCAGTGTCAATGTCCAGTGTCTCTACAGGACTGAACATAAGAGTAAACAGAAGAAGTGGTGTAGATTTAAAGACGGGAGCTGCTTCACAGCAGAGAGGACTGACACATCCCAGAATTCAGCAGTGCTGGTCATTGACTATGGCAATGGATCCATCAATGTAGTGATGAGGGGTCTGCAGAAGAGTGATG encodes:
- the LOC108427122 gene encoding CMRF35-like molecule 5 yields the protein MSSLILFVLLLCISDSESMETLNNLAIKRGGSLSIPCFYDEKYKSKRKYWCKGKYGSSCNIVAFTNTSGRTSVTDHPTQNMFTVELNSLQDSDSGYYWCAVEIDGPDDMDYLHLTVNADPAVSVINSRVSGQEGGSVNVQCLYRTEHKSKQKKWCRFKDGSCFTAERTDTSQNSAVLVIDYGNGSINVVMRGLQKSDAGWYWFSAGNVEVPVHLTVTERPSTTTAATTVSASISSTAVSGNEGTNHSGNTLLVWVLLAVGLGLLLTLLSIITWMLRTKSKQAETRGRMDNIAVNTFSTTEDSEVTYSNVNKKKKEPSSAPANENDVIYCNLTMNAENKMLSPAVKAEGVIYSSVVHK